AGCTTGGCGGTGGGGGTGATCCGGACGATGACGCGCTCCTCGCCGGGCCGGCGGAACGGGTAGGTCTCCTGCCCGAGGTACTTCTGCGCCATCCGGTCGATGTGCTCGTCGGCGCCCTCGGTGACGAACTCGGCGGTGCCCTTCACCCAGAGGGTGCGGAAGTCGTCCGCCCGGTCGACGACGGAGACCCCGACCACCGGGTCCCGCTCGATGTTCAGGTACTTCTGCCGGCCCTTCGCCGT
This genomic interval from Micromonospora sp. CCTCC AA 2012012 contains the following:
- a CDS encoding PPOX class F420-dependent oxidoreductase; translation: MAILTDEDLALLAEPQLAHVATIDPDGSPHVTPVWVDTDGEHILFNTAKGRQKYLNIERDPVVGVSVVDRADDFRTLWVKGTAEFVTEGADEHIDRMAQKYLGQETYPFRRPGEERVIVRITPTAKLGRG